From the genome of Tachypleus tridentatus isolate NWPU-2018 chromosome 6, ASM421037v1, whole genome shotgun sequence:
AACATAAGAGTTGACTTGCTATGTAGAAAATGGACTGCcaaatattgtaaagataatAATGGAGCATAATGCTGTATACTTAATTTTCAAAATGGTCACCTTGGAAGGCTTAGTTATGGTCATGCTTCCCCCACCTAGAATTTAAGTTGCTGGAAAACAACAGTAGAAAAGGAGTTAtgaaaaccaaataataaaacaagaatctCTGTAAATTCTGTGTCTCATAGTGAATGTTCAAGTTGTGTTTCTTTAATCTGAATGAAACACAGGCTAGAGTTTTGCAAACACATAAtttattcaagataaacatattctaACTCTTATTTGTCATTTCAGAATGATATTCCTTCAGAAACCAAAAAGGCAATGTAAAAAACATTCACCAGAAAGAATGAAGTTTGCAATTAAGAAAGTAGTTATGTAGGATTAACCATCAGAGCTGCTGCCATGAACTGTGCATCACATAGGAGtgtgatgttaaaatatatagagatgacatttgaaaatatttagtgaaGACTTCAAAGCTTTATGACAGGTTTACATCTAAAACTACTTGCCAATCTATGTGCCTGTATGGAAATGCAATCAACataaaaataccaacaaaaagtgggaggTAGGTAAACTTGCCAGCTGTGGCTCATTCAGATGTTCATGTGCAGACATAAGTATCTGTAACTGAGAAAACTTGAAGCTATCAGACTGAGAATAGCAACCAggttcaataaaataaatgttagatttttttttaccaacctTAAAAATGATATAGAGAAATGCAAGTATAGTCCTGAACCAATATATTAGTTAAAAGAGGTGTGAGCAAAGTGAACAAACttggtaaaataatttcaacaaaagGAGAAAACAGGTAACTGTATTTACATCTAAGAAGCGAGGTACCATAGTAACAGTGTAATTTTCTACTACTTATGTTCTTCCtcttaggaaggacattgaaaTGGGAGATTTTATTCTTgtaaaactttaaatgaaaacaaatgcaTTATATTTTGTTGCAACAGTGACTATAAAAGAACCAATCCCAAATGAATATGAAATTATGTTTCTGAGAAGGTATACATCAGGTTATTCCTTACCTTGAATGAAACAATGTGTCTTTAAAAAGATATTATCAAGTAACCCATTCAATTTGAATTTCAATTCTTTTCTTTCAAGAATGTAAAATAACTACACATGAACCTCAAAGAAATACCTCCACATGTTgaagtttcttttctttattttgagaGGTTAATTAGTGTATAatttttagaattaatatttttctttgtaacatgCATAAATGTTcaactttgaaataaaacattttaattcccATAAGTTTTTATTGTTCAACTTATTATTTTCAACTTGGGTTAAGCCTTCCTAATTCTTTGTCAAGACTGCTATACAAAAGGACAAATGGTATACAAAACTGCTTTCATCCTTGGataggaagaaaaaataaaaaattaaatatttattacaaatatggaCAAGGTTTCCCAGATTTCCATACCTTTTATAAATGACTAAACAGAATTCAAAACCACTGAAGATACTGGataaaattttgtaacaatataacaCTGACATTGTAAAATTGTGATATATGTTACAAAAAACAGATGTACAATAATTCATACCAAGTAAAAATCAGAgtaaacattattacattattagtatacatgtcaaaaattaaaactgttagaAATCCAGGTATGTAcccaaacaaattaaaatgttctcTCTAAAAGGATTAACTTTGTAACAGAGAACACATATGACAATAAATTGTGATAAAAGTCAGTATGCATTCTGATTGTAATGTAGCAGatatacacaatatattgtataaatcTAATTTAACTTTTGGCAAGAAATCAGGAAAGATCTGCAAGGATGGCTCTTAGATTGGAAGGGGTTATTATATAAGGATAAGCTAAAATCCACTGACTTGCTTTTACTTGATAAAACAATAGCtgaaaagaacaaataaagtattttaatactgtttaaGTTTTGGAATTCACAAGTCCAGATGTTAGTTTAAAGTGTTGAAGACTCAAATTTCAGATACAAGACATGACCCCAGTATGCCtctaaagaagaaaggtccacctttcaaaagtgctcagcttataaggtttttatcattttatatcaaCACTTATTGAACCTATATGCTTTTTCAACACCATGAATGACTCCAGTTAAGGTGGTATTACTTTTCTTAAAGGATGTTTggcttattaaaatattttgccttCATATGTAACAGAAGCTCCAACATTGATAAAGTTTAACAAAAGTCTGCCTAAGCATCTCAGATATAAGGGTTGTATATACTGGGTTTCTTTATGCAGTTTGGAGTACAGTGGTATTAGAAAATGGAACATCTTAGATGGGATTAAAAGCTCCTCATTATCCCttggaataaacaaataaactgggATACTTATAAATAATAGAGAGTACCTGCAATAGAGGCTACTGAACCTTGAGGAATCCTGTACACTGTCTGAGTCTGTGAACTTGAGCTGGTTTGCTGGCTTGTGCTGTTCTGAGTGGTTGGTTGAAGATTACCCAGCTGTAAAGCTGTACCTGAAGGCACAGTCCCACCTAAAGCAGTTTAACTTAATCATCAATActgaattttaattaaactactacaTCTCAAATGAGAAGTATTGAAAACAGTTGCTTcacaaaaaatgcatatttattctCTTTTCATTTGCACTTAATTTCACTGAAGCCTGCTGAACATCTTTGTACTTATTAATGATAGTTAAATTACACAAATACTATACTCCATTGTCCCTTAAATAAGAAGAGTTTCTTCCTAGTAATGGACAGAAAATTGTGctggaatattttatattacattctttaaaTAGCAAATACAAACAGGACCTTAGACTCAAATTTTCCTGAAACATCTATTTCAGATTTATAGCAAAAACTTCtttaaattacttgtttatttattcaatgtACACAAATCATGTCTCTGTCTCGTTTGAATTACAAACATACCTTGTCTGCTTTGATTAAGTCATGAGGTTAAGGAGGTAGTGTTGATACTGTATTCTAAATGGTTTAGCCTGTGTTAGAgaaataatgctttttttttatcattcctGAGAATTTATCACACTGAACAACTGTCAAAGATCAGGGGTGTTGTCTGTGTGAGAAATATAAACTAGTTGTTAGTCACCTGGAGCCAGTATTGTTGCAAAATTGGCTGTCTGGGGGAGTTGCATGGAAATAGTAGGTGAAGTGGTCCTGGAGGAAGAGGAACTTGTAGTGTATGTTGTTCCTAATGATGAGAGTGCACTCTGTGGTAGGAGAGGCAATGAGGTGATAGGGATTAGACCTGGCATTGAGGATGCAACTGTTAGCACAGGAGGAGACAAGGAGGCATTTGCACTGCTGCCACTAGATCCTCCACTCTGTACACCAGTATCTGGACTCTTTTCTGAGCACCCAAGAACTCCCTGCAATGCGAGTCAAAAAATGTCATTGTAATTTTTTTGGTGTCATCAAGTTCCTTCtttgtaaaaaacatatttttatagttaaaataatgtattgCAATGCAATACAGAGGCTAATCTGTAGGCTGTACTAAAAACAGCTCTTGTAGGTAGtttgaaattattacttttatacaaaaatggagcttgtacaatataaaaaatacaaactttgaaCTCTCACATACTACAAgggtgtaaaaaaacaaaatatcattctGTAATTAAATCAtgtggtaaaatatatttgtataatcaGAAaccaaaaaaatcttaaaattgtaTATCATCAAGTTTGAACTAAAACAGAATTTTTCACTCCTTACATATGAATTAAATATTAGTATAAGAAAAAGAATTTGACATagacattaataaaacaatattcaatgAAGTGTGATAAACATTCACAAACTAAaggttttgaaaattattcaatataaaaagtaggaaaatgataaaaagcacaaatatttatataataaacatcaaaactatATTGACACAAAAAAgcctaaaaaattaaaaactgtataactttatacattgtgaaaatgaaatatgttGATTGTGAAACTGTATTGACAGGCAAAGagttatataatgggctatctatgctatatGTGGGtatcttaaacaaaatatttacatgacaaaataaaaacagtattaaaactagATCATATAAAAAGGTGtgaaaattacataaacaaatacaaaagaaatttatatatcagaaatataatgcataaaaacttgtagtttgttgtgtttcttcataatgtcattattaaaatatttttcttaaaagatACAACACTTTAAGCCATCTGAAATACAACAGCAACAAAATTggaaatacttaaaattaaattagcAATCACACAGCTCACTTCAATGTAAATTTGCTGTTACTTCACACATAATTTGTGCAGCTGAGAAATATaagcaaaatttaatttttttactaatGCACAGTGATATACAAGGACTCATACATGAAAAATTTGTATACAAAGGTTCCTCtaagtataaaaacaattatttataccTTTGTTGCAGTGCTAAATCATCCTACTTATTTGAAGGATACATTGTAAGTGACTAAAGTCTTATTGTTAAACTCGTATGTAATCCCATTCTCAAGTCCTTATGTATCAGATACAAGGGTAGTACCCACTTCAAACATTTCTTCTAACAAACACTGATAGTGAATCTGACTgaagtcaaaatatattttaaaagaaaaacaacacacataAATAGCTTAATGGTTTCAAGTAGTATACTAACACTGTaagtataacatattttatttatgttttcttttctatGGTGGctgtaaaaattcattttttgttttatacaattgTCCATGAGATACAGTTATTCAAGTCTTGACTTAATGTTTTACCTCACATGTCATAGTGATGAAGTGATCAgcttttgaataaatatattctaaGCATAAATATCTAAGTCAAAGCAAATTTGTTTCTAGCTCTGTGTTTCCCACATCACACGAGTATGCCACAAATAAGATGGTAATATGCCACTAAACATTCCACTTTTCTAcagacattttaataaaataaccaatTACAGAAGTATGTTAGAGGAACTCTAATGAGGTAaccaaatgaaaatataattacaaatcagtttatttatcaCTGCTTACTTTGCTATGTTTTGTAGTTTCAGGTGTGCCttggaaaaaaatatgtttggaaAACACTGAGTTAGTTGATACAGAAAAGAATtcactgaaatgtttttttttttgctttgattaatatatttaatgattgttccaaaaacaaattaaatttgattttcTTATTTCCAAAGTATCAAACAGATGCACATGGCAACATGATTTACACTATGCCTTTCTTGACTGTTTaaagtaatatgtaaataaaatacagggtgttcggaaagtcactgtgcagttttgaaagcagtgataacaacattcattcagtctatttcaagccagcaactgatagcagtgtttagaaacaaaataagaaggatccaggcctgtattgatgccaatggggtttactttcaacattgtttataattgtcatacatatttacctcctgtattctatattgaaacatgtctgttaataaatatataagtgcacagtgactttccaaacaccctgtagtttcTTTGACCATTTTCTTCATGAAAAAGCAGTTAATTTTGAGATATGACTAGAAGCTTCAGAGTCTTCGTCAACTTAAAATCTTTATTGCATTAATGATATGTTCAAGAAGATATATCCAGCCTCACTGCAATGACTAATTTTTGGGCTGTGGGGTTCTCTAACTTCACCGAAGCCTCTTCCACATTGCAGAAGAGAGCATTTATTCTGTCTGGCTTGGGGTGTAATTACAAGTTTGTTGTTGCTCTAAAAACCCACTGTGAAACTTTTTCACTTCCATGGAGATCACCAAAGACTCCCTTCTATTGTCCTCTGGTTCTACACAGTTTAGTAATTTGGCTATATGAATATTTCTCTTAGGACAAAATGATTACTGACCATGTTTTGGGATGAGATTGGTCAATACAGTTCACTTTACATCTGAAACAGATTTATCACAGGGTATGCTATTGAGCTATTACATTATTTGAGGAAATCAGTAGTTACAGATTCACCACGTGAGAATTGGAGTTCAATTAAAACCAGTGGCACcataacaaaaattttaaatatatttattcaaatcaCATCAAAATCTACAGACTTCATCATCACCAatctgcaaaaataaaaaaaatatgtacaatgtgtaaaaatatatatttacaaaatgtatggAATAAAAGAAGTATACAACTGTTGTTTCTGTCTTTGTTCAAAACCAGTAGTTGACTTACCTATATTTTTGTCATCTGTAAACAatcctatgtatttaatatttgaaaaatcaagTCCCAAATTTTAGCACTGgtaagtctgtaaacatatcACTGTTCTACCAAGGGGACAGCATAAATGCAACATATTACTTATTTTAGctcaattttttaaacaaaatgctgcttaaaattacacattttgtttgtgatACTAGTACTAGCAGGAATGTTTAAAACTATGATcatgcaaaaaaattaaaactattcaaTACACTTTATTTCTATGCAGAAAATACAAGCTGGAATTGTTAACTTTTCTTGGTTATAGTCACCGTTATTACACATTCTCAAAAATCACTAAGGTAAACCACCAGGACCACtagactcataacctgagggttgcaggtttatATCCTcattacatcaaacatactcacccttttagCTTTGGGGGCATTACAGTGTGATGataaatctcattatttgttggtaaaaagagtagcccaagaattggtgggtggtaatgactagctgccttcctactagtcttacactgctaaattaaggatggatagcacaaatagctcttcTGTAGGTTTGTaggaaatgaaaaaacaaacgacCAGAACACTATATTACATTTaccttaaaatattaattagacgagcagtaaatttaataaagttgtgccatattgttattagtaataatatttcCTAAAATGCTAAAAAGTTCATACAGAAATGATGTAATGGTgccattttaaaaaagaaaggaaagaagTTGCACTTCTATAAACAAGAAATGATGCTAGTTGTGCCATCTTGTAATCAATAATAACTTAGCAGTGGATTCACGATGGAGaaactgaatataacataatgattggtttattttacttttttatgttatattgtgTTATAGTTATAGTAATAATCACCTCTGTAACATAATTTTCAGATTTTGCTGATGATAGAATAAGTTATcaataataactttaaatgtttagGTATCTGTGAAATACAAACAAGAAGCACATCTGTCTCAAGGAAGACTTGTCAGTGGTGTGTTCTGTGatcagtaaaaacattttctgaaagaGAAAGTCTGATGTAAGGTGTGCACTGGCTTATATTTTAGCTAAAATACTTTAATTACCCCTCAGgtactttttttaaattacttttaattttgttattaccaAATCACCTAAGAAAGCATTATATTTATTGTAGTATACTGAGATCACCACAGAATTGCTAACTTTATGGATCAaacattacaaaagaaataagCCAATGAAAGTAATGTAGAAGTAGAGGAACATATATCGTATTCCATCAATAAGTAAACAGAGCTACAAGAGTAGATAAAGCTCTAAGATACATAACAAACTGCATGCTAAGAACTACTTAGCATAAATGTAGATTACAAATCAACTTTCAtctgaaacatttgaaaaaacttgattctttaaataattacaaattcaaGTAGCatacaagttaattttttaaaaaatcatttaaactaaacttgtatttcataataacaaaaactatgtTAATATTGCTTAAAGAACTTAGAAAAGTACAGAAGAATTACATATCCATTTGAAAACTTGCCATATATGAAAATATTCTCAGAAGTTTATTCTCAAAATGAGAAATTGACataaaatatctgattctatgtatGTGTCaatttgataaaacaaacatgtatagaGTTAATTTgcattacttgtttgtttgtttgtttttgaagttgagcacaaagctatacaattggctatctgcTCTGCCAACCataagtatcaaaacccagtttctagcactgtaagtctgCATGCACACTGCCGTGCCACTGGGGACATTTGTCatcagttaaattatatttgaatcatgtaatattattttaaaattaaattcatgaAGCATTATGAGTATCACTAAATATAGGGCAACATATAAAATGGTCAAATCCATAAATTTTTtcaacatgtatatgtgtgtgtatatatgtatgtatatattttagtgaaattaaacaaatatgtgTAAATTAAGTTAAAGTATACATAATCATGAGAAAGGGCTGCATTATAAACAACAACTCCCAATCTCTGAttcattatattataaccataaatttttaaatgctaaaataaaacacattacaattaaaaaattaagcaaaacatgctgcatttaaaaaaaaatccttgtacaaactacaatgtgggattacaaagtgtatcctaggttttgaaggtgactgaaaAAGTAGGACGAACATTGCAATGGGAAGACACcatttatcagtcttaacctccaatttgctagtctcacataagaaatataCACAATTAGACTAGAAAttttagtgcctctaccatattgggAGCAGAAATGCTAACATAATGAGGTTTCATCTTACTTACcaccaaatggtagtaccttatttcccttatttttatctttctacctttatctttttcttatttttattttaacttgggagagtaGTCACCTTTCCACAAttgtgatatagatgtgggacattgtgggcttaagcacccacatctcactctcctaatttctaatctaatTGTGCCTGTTTCTCATGTAAGACTAacagatggtgtatccccacctcaatgtgggtcctacttctcagtcacctccaaaacctaggatacactttgtaatcccacattgtagcttgtactcaaataacttttttaaaaaatgcagggtattttgtttaattttttaaattttaatgtgttttgttttggcttttaaaaattatgtgtgtgtgtacgtgtgtgtgtgtatatatatgtgcgtgtgtgtgaaaatatatttttattacggATATGTACatcaagaaacaaataactgCACCAGCAAACCTTTAACAAAATGATGTATATATACACTCTTTATACTTTTCTATAAAGTAACTAAACCATGACTTATACCTACAGAAGGTaactttattagctcaatatttcgcTATTACAGCTTCATCAGGTGCTACCAGTACCATATAAATTTACTAACTAATCCAGCGGATGAAGGTGTAACAGCGAAATATtgatttaataaagttatattttggaGGTATTGATCctgattttatttacgtttatagaaatgttttataataaactccAATTTGcattaaacaaagttaaaaaaaaatgcataattgGTCTACGGCCATATCATCCAAAAAACTACTGGTGCTACAATCCATAACATCACAGATcctaagcctggcatggccaagcgtgttaaggcgttcgactcgtaatccaagggttgctaattcgaatcccggtcgcaccaaacatcctcgccctttcagccgtggggacgttattatgttacggtcaatcccactattcattggtaaaagagtagcccaagagttggcggtgggtggatatgactagctgccttccttctagtcttacactactaaattaggaacggctagcgcagatagccttcgattagctttgtgcaaaattcaaaacaaacacagttCCTAACTTTTACTGAATTTCtagatacttttataatttttcatctgTTGCTTTGATTATGTCTTCTATCTGCTAGACAACGTACCCCAAAAGCTTTTGGCTGTTTTGGCcaaaaacattttcacttttgtataaatgatataattttacattgttttgttacaGATTTGCTGGTGCAATCATGTATTTGTTGGTACGTATATctattataaaaatgttgtatttctaTGACTATCTCGACATGGTTGTGCAGTTCTCAGTAATCTCCTTACACCTTTTGATGCAATACAGATAATTGTGAAATACATACACAAGCTTTTAAAGTGTCTCTCAATTCTTCAGCATCTTAAAATACTTAACATAATATTCATTTATCCCTCAACGTGTTATAAAAGCTTGACATGTTCTTCAACGCCATCTGTACACAAGAATTAGAAGACTGATCAGCGTAAATGCCAAGTACGTATACTTGTGTGAAATAAACCACTCTTGTACTTCTACTTGGCAGAGTTACAGTTACACTACCATGTGACGTAAATAAACTATCAAGAAAATACGCGAGGAATCAGAGCAtgtaaatgaaaacaattaacGATACAATGAAAACTAACAGTGCAAgctgataaaaagaaataaaaccaaaaactaatgtaaaacatgcttaattatttatttactagtttTGAAAACTCTTAATGTAGAAAATAAATGCATCGAAGCACATACTATGCACCAATCCATTTATGTAGTTATTTATGGAAGGGGAGCTACGTAAGTATTCGTCGTAAATTCACTTATGAATTATGCCCACAATGAAGACTGTTGAGACTGTCCAAGATACACACTTCAAAAAGTGTTAGCTTTTTGCTAGTAAACTCTGACTCATTACACGTGATCATTTGTTCTAAGCACGTCTCCTAGACAAGGTACCGTACAACTTCACTGTTAACATGACACCCAAACGTTTCGCACTTTTAGCTTGGGCGGTACACGTGGCCTTTCAACGGTGACCCTGGCAAAGGTGTATCTGGTGTGTTCCAACCTCATTTCGCAGACAGAATCCATTACCACAATGCTTTGAATGTGGGGTGAGAAAGTAGAACATGTAATTATCTATTACTAGATGTATTTCCACAGGGTATCCGAAAATGCTTTGTTtcgagagtaaataaaaccaaaattaagagtaaaaatgcttttatttcttgttttcgaGTTAatacgtcatgctgtgttgtagcctacaaagAGTATAACTcctctcgtgattcatggcatacgCAAGTTTTACTGACAGTACAAATCGCAACGGAAAGCGTCTCTTATGTGACGGCATTTTATTAATTCGTG
Proteins encoded in this window:
- the LOC143252392 gene encoding uncharacterized protein LOC143252392 isoform X3, coding for MSATGFEETELVYSVNEDTENKGVLGCSEKSPDTGVQSGGSSGSSANASLSPPVLTVASSMPGLIPITSLPLLPQSALSSLGTTYTTSSSSSRTTSPTISMQLPQTANFATILAPGGTVPSGTALQLGNLQPTTQNSTSQQTSSSSQTQTVYRIPQGSVASIAGVRTSNSQASSSGASQPTAVTMVPSTQELSVMPGTVMYHAQHGVVYATSASGSLPEIILNLGQSSQTAFTVPQNQASGQQFITIPVPVTLTAAQQQ